The following is a genomic window from Egicoccus sp. AB-alg2.
CGCCAGCAGCGCGTGCGCCTCGCCGTCGGCCTCCGCCGGCGCCGCCCCGAGCGCACGGCGGGCCGTGCTGGCAGCGGTGGCGAGGGCTCCGCGATCACGAGCGTGTCGCGCGGCCGCCAGCAGATATCGGCTCGCGGCCTCGCGGTGTCCCGCGAGCTCGGCCAGCTCGGCGGCCAGCTCGCTCGTGTCGCCGTCGAGCGCCGCCCGATCGGCTTCGAGGACCGCCAGCGTCCGCCGCGCCAGCGCCGCCCGCTCGGGCGGCAACATCCGGGCGACGACGTGGTCGCGGGTGAGTGCGTGGCGGAAGCGGATGCCGTCGCCCTCACCCTCGAGCAGGTGGGCGTCGGTCGCCTCCCGCAGGCTCGCCAGCACCGCCGCCTCGTCATGACGCGTGACCTCGGCCACCAGGTGCCAGTCGAACCGTCGCCCCAACAGCGCGGCCGCCGCCACCACGTCGCGACTCTCGTCGCCCAGGGTCGCCAGCCGCCGCTCGATCGATTCCGCGAGCGTCTGCGGCACCGTGGTCACCGTCCGAGACAGCATCAGGCGGGGCCCGTCGGGGCCCTGCCGCAGCGCTCCCGCCCCTTCCAGACCCAGGAGCAATTCCTCGGCGAGGAACGGCACCCCGTCGGCGCGGCGCCGGACGAACTCGAGCAGGTCGGCAGGCACGGCGTCCGCCTCCAGGCTGGCGCGGACGAGGTCGTCCATCGCCGCCGGCGCCAGCGGCCCCAGCTGCAGGATGCTGGCCGCCCGGCGGTCGGCGAGGCGCCGGACGACGTCGAGCGCCGGCCCGGACGGATCGGGACGGAGCGTCACCAACAGGCCCGCCCCGTGTGCCGCGGCGTTGTCCACGAGGTATTCGACGACCGCGACCGTGTCCGTGTCGGCCCAGTGCAGGTCCTCGATGCTCAGCAGCACGCCGCGTCCGCGGCCGGCGACCGCCAGGACGGTCAGAACGGCTTCGGCGACGGCGAGCACGGGTGCGCCGATCGCCGGCCGGCTCGACCACGACGGCACCAGCAGCGCCAGCGTCGCCAGGTGCGACAGGACCGCCGAGTCCGGTGGCGGTCCGCTCGCGCGGAACCCGTTGGTCAGCGCTTCGCCGAAGGGACGGAACGGCTGCCCGGCCCCGCCCTCGACGCAACGGCCCGACAGGACGAGGATCCCGCGGTCGCGGGCCAGCGCCTCCGCCTCGCGGCGCAGACGTGACTTGCCGAGCCCGGCCTCGCCGAGCACGACCCGGGCACCGCCTCGGCCGGCGGCGGCCTCGTCCAGTGCGGCAGCGAGCCGGTCACGCTCGCGGGCGCGGCCGACCAGCTCCCGGTCGTCCAGGCGGATCATGCGGCCAGTCTCGTCCGCGGGCCCGCCGACCGGCAACTGCGGCGCTGCAGGTCACGCGCGGCCGGACGCGCCCACACCGGCACGGCCGGCCGTTCCTGCCGCCTCGATGGCCTGCCGCCAGCCCTCGAGGTGGGCCGGATAGTCGGCGGCCAGGTCGGCGACGTCCCGCCGTCCCTCCGGCGAGAGAGCCGTCAGGTCGTAGACGACGCGGACATCGGTCGTCGTGCGGGTCGCCGGTGCGCAGACCACCGTCACGGTGCCGGCTGTGCGTCCTTCGGCGACGCGGGCGTAGCGCATGCGGTCCGGTTCCCGTTCGACGACGACCCACGTCGTCCTCGTGGACGCGCTTCGTGTGACGAAGACCGTCCCGGGCACTGGTTCCTCGGGCCGCCCGCCCGGATACTCGGGGTGCCACCCGGGCACCCAGTCGCGCTCGCCCTCGGGGGTGAAGCGTTCGAGCGCCACGTCCGGGGGCACGTCGACCACGAAGCCGGCGTCGAGGCGCGTCCGGCCGGAGGGGTGCAGACCTTCCACGGTGTGTTCCTTTCAGGAGACGAGCGGCCACAGCGCCAGTGCGGCGCCGACGACGATGGTGACGACGGCCGAACCACGCTCGTCCGCCCGCCGCACCAGGGTCCGGCCGGCGACCGCCAGCAGGACGTGCCAGGCGAGCGAGGCGGTCGCGACCGCCGCGGCGAAGGCGATCACGGCCACGGGGTCCCGGCGCACGCCGCCCTCGACCGCTGCGGCCACGAACACCGCGACCGTCAGCGGGTTCGGCAGGGTCAGCAGGTAGGTGGTCGCGAACCACCGGGCCGGGCCGCCGCCAGCGACCGACGCCACGCGCCCCATGGTCGCGCGTCCGGTCAGGACGCGGACCCCGCGGGCGACGAGCACGACGCCGACCACGACGAGCAGACCCCCGGCTGCGGTCCGGCCGAACCGCAACACGGAATGGCCGGCGACGCGGGCACCCACCGTCGCGGCGACGACCGCCCACGACAGGTCGGCGGCGGCGACCCCGCCACCGGCGGCGAGTCCGAGCCGGAGGTCGCGACGACCGCGGTCGACCACCAGCAGACCGATCGGGCCCAACGGCACGGCGACGGCGAGGCCGACCAGGGCCCCCGCCGTCGTCACCGCGAGTACGTCCGTCATGACCGTCATGATGGCGACGAAAGGGCCGTGGGTGTCACGGTTCTCGGCGCCAGGGCGGCGATGGCGCCGGATATCCTGCGCCGATGGACACCATCGACCACAGGATCGTCGGCGCGTTGTCCCGCGCGGCTCGCCAGACGCTGCAGGAGCTCGCCCACCACGTCCACCTCGGCGCCAGTGCCACGCGCGAACGGCTGCGGCGGCTGGAGGCGGCCGGGATCATCACCGGCTACCGGGCCGTCCTCGATGCCGACCGGCTCGGGTTCCCGTTCGACGCGCTGGTGGAGGTCGATCTGCCCGCCGGCGCCGACGCCGCCGCGTTCGAGGCCGGGTTACGAGCGACACCGGCCGTCGTGGAGGCGGTGCACGCCACCGGCGACCGCGACTACCTGGTGCGCCTGCGGTGTCGGGACAAGTCGGAACTCAACCGCGTCGTGCACGGCCTCAAGAGGGAACTCGGCGCGGCGCGCACCGAGACCCGGGTCGTCCTCGACCAACCCGTGCCCGCCCGTGACCGGTTGCCCGACGTCAGGTGATGGAGGCGCGGTGGATGGACTCGATGGCCTCGTCCAGG
Proteins encoded in this region:
- a CDS encoding AAA family ATPase, whose product is MIRLDDRELVGRARERDRLAAALDEAAAGRGGARVVLGEAGLGKSRLRREAEALARDRGILVLSGRCVEGGAGQPFRPFGEALTNGFRASGPPPDSAVLSHLATLALLVPSWSSRPAIGAPVLAVAEAVLTVLAVAGRGRGVLLSIEDLHWADTDTVAVVEYLVDNAAAHGAGLLVTLRPDPSGPALDVVRRLADRRAASILQLGPLAPAAMDDLVRASLEADAVPADLLEFVRRRADGVPFLAEELLLGLEGAGALRQGPDGPRLMLSRTVTTVPQTLAESIERRLATLGDESRDVVAAAALLGRRFDWHLVAEVTRHDEAAVLASLREATDAHLLEGEGDGIRFRHALTRDHVVARMLPPERAALARRTLAVLEADRAALDGDTSELAAELAELAGHREAASRYLLAAARHARDRGALATAASTARRALGAAPAEADGEAHALLAELHARSGDVDTALAHAAEAGDGATQLDFALAQALLEAGRPTDARPHVERSAERAVDDDDRHARARADLLRVQLVLAESGELARARELAEAILDRPELTPSLRCEALELLGRARRPHDVAAAEAAFATALTTAEAHDLALWRARALHELGTIDLLDRMRLDRLVAARRAAIEAGAPATAAVADLHLAAALVARGDTAAGRAAAERAES
- a CDS encoding SRPBCC family protein, coding for MEGLHPSGRTRLDAGFVVDVPPDVALERFTPEGERDWVPGWHPEYPGGRPEEPVPGTVFVTRSASTRTTWVVVEREPDRMRYARVAEGRTAGTVTVVCAPATRTTTDVRVVYDLTALSPEGRRDVADLAADYPAHLEGWRQAIEAAGTAGRAGVGASGRA
- a CDS encoding LysE family transporter — protein: MTVMTDVLAVTTAGALVGLAVAVPLGPIGLLVVDRGRRDLRLGLAAGGGVAAADLSWAVVAATVGARVAGHSVLRFGRTAAGGLLVVVGVVLVARGVRVLTGRATMGRVASVAGGGPARWFATTYLLTLPNPLTVAVFVAAAVEGGVRRDPVAVIAFAAAVATASLAWHVLLAVAGRTLVRRADERGSAVVTIVVGAALALWPLVS
- a CDS encoding Lrp/AsnC family transcriptional regulator, which gives rise to MDTIDHRIVGALSRAARQTLQELAHHVHLGASATRERLRRLEAAGIITGYRAVLDADRLGFPFDALVEVDLPAGADAAAFEAGLRATPAVVEAVHATGDRDYLVRLRCRDKSELNRVVHGLKRELGAARTETRVVLDQPVPARDRLPDVR